A window of the Pyrinomonadaceae bacterium genome harbors these coding sequences:
- the lpxD gene encoding UDP-3-O-(3-hydroxymyristoyl)glucosamine N-acyltransferase has product MKLSELAEKAHARCEPSDGDIEIIGAAGLEQAEPGQVTFLSNPRYTPKIATTGATAIFVGEEVEVPRADLAVLRAKDPYLAFTRALIAFHPRPAVESAIHESAVIDQTATIGAECFVGPNAVVGKNSRIGDRVRIHANATIYENVMIGDDSEIHSGVAIRENTVIGKRVIIHNNAVIGCDGFGFAKDEERHWLKIPQVGRVMIEDDVEIGAGTTIDKSSTDETRIKRGAKIDNVVQIGHSCTVGEDSLLCAQVGLAGSSVIGNRVILAGQAGVAGHNTIGDDVILTAKSATSHDVPAGKMISGIPAFDNRDWLRSIAAFRRLGEMVRTLRGLEKRVEEIEKSEKK; this is encoded by the coding sequence ATGAAACTTTCCGAGCTTGCTGAGAAAGCGCATGCGCGCTGCGAACCCAGCGACGGTGACATCGAAATCATCGGCGCCGCGGGCCTTGAACAGGCTGAGCCTGGCCAAGTGACCTTCCTATCGAATCCGCGCTACACCCCAAAAATTGCTACCACCGGTGCGACGGCAATTTTTGTGGGAGAAGAGGTCGAAGTACCGCGGGCTGATCTCGCTGTGCTGCGCGCGAAAGATCCGTATCTGGCTTTTACTCGAGCGCTGATAGCCTTCCATCCCCGCCCGGCAGTCGAATCAGCAATTCACGAATCAGCGGTGATCGACCAGACCGCGACCATTGGCGCGGAGTGCTTTGTCGGGCCGAACGCAGTGGTGGGAAAGAACTCGCGTATCGGCGATCGGGTCCGCATTCACGCGAACGCGACCATCTACGAGAACGTGATGATCGGTGATGACTCAGAGATTCATTCAGGCGTTGCCATTCGCGAGAACACCGTTATCGGCAAACGCGTCATCATTCATAACAACGCTGTGATCGGCTGTGACGGTTTCGGGTTCGCCAAAGATGAAGAGCGACACTGGCTTAAGATTCCCCAAGTCGGTCGCGTCATGATCGAGGATGATGTGGAAATCGGGGCGGGCACAACGATAGACAAATCATCGACTGACGAGACGCGCATCAAACGTGGCGCCAAGATCGACAACGTCGTTCAAATTGGTCATTCATGCACGGTGGGCGAAGACAGTTTGCTGTGCGCGCAAGTTGGGCTGGCAGGAAGTTCGGTCATCGGCAACCGAGTGATTCTGGCCGGCCAGGCCGGAGTTGCCGGGCACAACACGATTGGCGACGACGTTATCCTCACCGCGAAAAGCGCTACCAGTCACGACGTGCCGGCAGGAAAAATGATTTCCGGAATTCCCGCGTTCGACAATCGTGATTGGTTACGATCGATTGCTGCGTTCAGGCGCCTGGGAGAGATGGTCAGAACGCTTAGGGGTTTGGAAAAGCGCGTTGAGGAAATCGAAAAGTCAGAAAAGAAATAG
- a CDS encoding SDR family oxidoreductase, with amino-acid sequence MSLLLEGKRAFITGGTRGIGAALCEVFAREGADVAFSYNSRDDLAEEIKQKIEALGRKAKSFKVSVTDRFGMKHLTRELVHEWGGMDILVNNAAINRGDNFATTTDRAWDEVIGTNVGSLFAVTKPMYKQMIRQRAGAILNITSIGAIRALPTAVHYATSKAAMIGFTKCLSREAATFGIKVNAIAAGIFDTDLASALPERWLQMHEFWVGRLGKPMELAEFAVFMCSDRNSYMNGEVVIVDGGAVT; translated from the coding sequence ATGAGTCTTTTACTCGAAGGAAAACGAGCATTTATCACTGGCGGCACGCGCGGCATTGGCGCCGCGCTGTGTGAGGTGTTCGCGCGCGAAGGCGCGGACGTCGCATTCAGCTATAACTCGCGCGACGATCTCGCCGAAGAAATTAAACAAAAGATTGAAGCGCTCGGCCGCAAGGCGAAATCATTCAAGGTCTCCGTGACCGACCGGTTCGGCATGAAGCATTTGACGCGCGAGTTGGTGCACGAATGGGGCGGCATGGACATTCTGGTGAACAACGCAGCGATCAATCGCGGGGACAACTTCGCTACGACTACCGACCGCGCGTGGGATGAAGTCATTGGGACCAACGTGGGCAGTCTGTTCGCCGTCACCAAGCCGATGTACAAACAGATGATTCGCCAGCGGGCCGGCGCGATTCTCAACATCACTTCCATCGGTGCGATTCGCGCGCTGCCGACTGCGGTTCATTACGCAACTTCAAAGGCGGCGATGATTGGGTTCACCAAGTGTCTGTCGCGTGAGGCGGCGACGTTTGGAATTAAGGTCAATGCGATTGCGGCTGGAATTTTCGATACGGATCTGGCGAGCGCTCTGCCGGAGCGCTGGCTGCAAATGCACGAATTCTGGGTCGGGCGTCTGGGCAAGCCGATGGAGCTGGCCGAGTTCGCGGTCTTCATGTGCAGCGATCGTAATTCGTATATGAACGGCGAAGTTGTGATTGTTGATGGCGGGGCAGTGACTTAA
- a CDS encoding glycosyltransferase codes for MTSNNPKILILSSDTGGGHRSAAAAIVAGIQGFVKGESYAIRTIRAVEESHHLAAKLVGVYNWLLRNRQGWMKYYYWLINRIRPDTREFFYKRTVGYVASHFDKWCPHIVVSVHPLTQHMFARVLKELGLAHRIPLVTVVTDPYYGFWKGWACDDVTLYLVASDDARRQLIDYGISPHRIKISGMPVHPKFDFPGEQAAQTARVALGLDPDKFTVFVNAGWEGGGNIPLIFRELVRGELDVQAIFLAGRNEELRGEAEQIASEAKFPVKVIGYSDEVEKLMRAANVMISKLGGLTTFEALSCRVPIIADSTTEPMPQEAGTAAMVAKSGAAVMLQTPADVVPVIRRMIDDSRHYASLRAATITLGIPNATKRIVEEIVSLIPEQATANAEVLAERAA; via the coding sequence GTGACCTCAAACAATCCCAAAATCCTGATCCTCTCTTCCGACACCGGAGGCGGTCATCGTTCGGCGGCGGCGGCGATCGTGGCCGGCATTCAGGGCTTCGTGAAAGGCGAGTCTTACGCGATTCGCACGATTCGCGCGGTTGAAGAATCCCATCATCTGGCGGCGAAGTTGGTAGGTGTTTACAACTGGCTGCTCCGTAACCGCCAGGGCTGGATGAAGTATTACTACTGGCTGATCAATCGGATTCGTCCGGATACTCGCGAATTTTTCTACAAACGCACCGTCGGATACGTCGCCAGCCACTTTGATAAGTGGTGTCCGCATATCGTGGTGAGCGTACATCCGCTCACCCAACATATGTTTGCGCGCGTGTTGAAGGAACTGGGATTGGCGCATCGCATTCCCCTTGTCACAGTCGTCACCGATCCTTACTACGGATTCTGGAAGGGTTGGGCGTGCGATGACGTGACGCTTTATCTCGTCGCGAGCGATGACGCGCGCCGGCAGCTGATCGATTACGGGATCTCGCCTCACCGGATCAAGATCTCCGGCATGCCCGTGCATCCGAAGTTTGATTTTCCCGGCGAGCAGGCCGCGCAAACGGCGCGCGTCGCCTTAGGTCTGGACCCTGACAAGTTTACGGTTTTTGTTAATGCCGGGTGGGAAGGCGGCGGCAACATTCCGCTCATCTTCCGCGAACTCGTGCGCGGGGAACTCGACGTGCAGGCGATCTTTCTCGCCGGCCGGAACGAAGAACTGCGCGGCGAAGCCGAGCAAATCGCTTCCGAAGCAAAGTTTCCGGTGAAAGTCATCGGCTACTCAGACGAAGTAGAAAAGCTGATGCGGGCGGCCAACGTGATGATTTCGAAGCTGGGCGGCCTTACCACATTTGAAGCTTTATCGTGTCGCGTTCCAATCATTGCCGATTCAACAACTGAACCGATGCCGCAGGAAGCGGGGACAGCTGCGATGGTCGCTAAGAGCGGCGCCGCCGTCATGCTGCAGACACCGGCGGACGTGGTGCCCGTTATTCGTCGCATGATTGATGATTCAAGGCACTACGCGTCTCTGCGTGCGGCCACGATCACGCTCGGGATTCCCAATGCAACCAAGCGGATTGTTGAAGAGATCGTTTCGTTGATTCCCGAGCAGGCGACGGCGAATGCTGAGGTGCTCGCGGAACGTGCAGCTTAG
- a CDS encoding radical SAM protein, with translation MDYTTRELLKRYAKLATGQPFAPVLLNILVTSVCDMRCTHCFFTDELDDRPRKKLQMKTQEIDRIAQTLGGNLGVLILAGGEPFTRKDLPEIVSSFYRHNNLESVYLMSNGQIQKRIYPDVTRILEECPNLNVTVAMGIDGLEQQHDKIRQKPGSWQIAIETARELKAMKKQYPKLDLQTCTCFMHSNQDTIFDWYEFLKHDLKPDKVNFNYIRPPSADPIELDIDKSRYAKLAQMIDDDSRHAAIKNNYGGKAGYFKAAIDIYMHGLITKTQETQQAQLTCYAGTAGAVIYDEGTLSSCENLAPIGNLRDHDWNFQGLWLSDAMKARRKQAADGCFCTHESNCYYPSLPFNPKHLIQIKKIEREMKKASRELEKRGAAEQPDGITVNV, from the coding sequence ATGGACTACACAACTCGCGAATTACTTAAGCGTTACGCAAAGCTGGCGACGGGCCAACCCTTCGCGCCGGTGCTGCTGAACATCCTGGTTACGTCGGTGTGCGACATGCGTTGTACACATTGTTTCTTCACGGATGAACTCGATGATCGTCCACGCAAGAAACTCCAGATGAAGACGCAGGAGATTGATCGGATCGCTCAGACGCTGGGCGGCAACCTCGGCGTGTTGATTCTCGCCGGCGGTGAGCCTTTCACGCGTAAAGACCTGCCCGAGATCGTCAGCTCGTTCTACCGACACAACAATCTGGAATCGGTCTACCTGATGTCGAATGGGCAGATTCAGAAGCGCATCTATCCCGACGTCACGCGCATCCTGGAAGAGTGTCCGAACCTGAATGTCACCGTGGCGATGGGCATCGACGGCCTGGAGCAGCAGCACGACAAGATTCGTCAGAAGCCCGGCTCGTGGCAGATTGCGATTGAAACCGCGCGCGAGCTGAAGGCGATGAAAAAGCAGTACCCGAAGCTCGACCTGCAAACGTGCACCTGCTTTATGCATTCAAATCAGGACACGATCTTTGATTGGTACGAATTCCTCAAGCACGATCTAAAGCCGGACAAAGTCAATTTTAATTACATTCGTCCGCCCTCAGCCGATCCGATTGAACTCGACATCGATAAGTCGCGGTATGCAAAGCTCGCGCAGATGATCGACGACGACTCGCGTCACGCCGCTATCAAGAACAATTACGGCGGCAAAGCCGGTTACTTCAAAGCGGCGATCGACATTTACATGCACGGCCTGATTACGAAGACGCAGGAGACACAGCAGGCGCAACTGACTTGCTATGCCGGAACCGCGGGCGCCGTGATTTACGATGAAGGCACGCTGTCATCGTGCGAGAACCTCGCGCCGATAGGAAACCTCCGCGATCACGACTGGAACTTTCAGGGACTGTGGCTATCCGACGCGATGAAGGCGCGCCGTAAACAGGCCGCGGATGGCTGCTTCTGCACGCACGAGTCGAACTGCTATTACCCGTCGCTGCCTTTTAACCCGAAGCACCTGATTCAGATCAAGAAGATTGAGCGCGAGATGAAAAAGGCGAGCAGGGAACTGGAGAAGCGTGGTGCTGCTGAGCAGCCTGACGGAATTACCGTGAATGTGTAG
- a CDS encoding zinc ribbon domain-containing protein → MFCPQCGTESPADLKFCRMCGANLRVIGKAVTLSEAIARSDSVPTKIKDLVTNLKIEKVSDEVARAMEKVKQEITHTAEDHRDWHRERTDRKRKEKTWEQRREKHLTAGLVTMFSGVGLSIFLYFLSTAIALKLPPDVVADIPFELEPVIRVAWMVGLIPALTGFGHIIAGLTIRRDRPAEVATTAATPLRIGEPVEPAFDPPPGFVPRHDDEATLFARPSAPGSVTDRTTNILERQPQVQQKDEMR, encoded by the coding sequence ATGTTCTGTCCACAATGCGGAACTGAATCACCGGCGGATCTAAAATTCTGCCGCATGTGTGGCGCCAATCTGCGTGTGATTGGTAAAGCGGTCACGCTCAGCGAAGCGATCGCGCGCAGTGACAGCGTGCCTACTAAGATCAAAGACCTGGTCACGAACCTGAAGATCGAAAAGGTCAGCGATGAAGTGGCGCGCGCCATGGAGAAGGTCAAACAGGAAATCACGCATACGGCCGAAGATCATCGTGATTGGCATCGTGAGAGAACCGATCGCAAGCGAAAGGAAAAGACCTGGGAGCAGCGTCGTGAGAAGCACTTGACTGCCGGGTTGGTGACGATGTTTTCCGGCGTGGGTCTTTCGATTTTTCTCTATTTTCTCAGCACCGCGATCGCGCTGAAACTTCCCCCCGACGTGGTTGCTGATATTCCATTCGAGCTTGAACCAGTGATTCGTGTGGCGTGGATGGTCGGTCTGATTCCAGCGTTAACAGGCTTCGGACACATAATCGCCGGGTTGACGATTCGGCGCGACCGTCCTGCTGAAGTTGCGACTACGGCCGCAACACCGTTGCGCATCGGAGAACCTGTCGAGCCGGCATTCGACCCGCCACCAGGGTTCGTGCCGCGTCACGACGATGAGGCGACGCTGTTCGCAAGACCTTCGGCGCCCGGAAGTGTCACGGATCGAACAACAAATATCCTCGAACGTCAGCCACAGGTGCAACAGAAGGACGAGATGCGTTGA
- the ygiD gene encoding 4,5-DOPA dioxygenase extradiol has protein sequence MSSRLPTIFFGHGNPLNAITHNAYTAAWAEIGQAIEKPKAVLCVSAHWYIPETAVTAMAQPRTIHDFGGFPRELYEVQYPAPGDPALAQRVRELLTPIPVGMDQRWGLDHGTWSVLCHIFPQADIPVVQLSIDEAQSPAFHYELGQRLAPLREEGVLIVGSGNLVHNLHTYAWGRQNVDPFDWAVRFENRARDLMTGGDFASLVDYESLGRDALLSVPTPDHYLPLLYVLGAVHSDDAVSFPVEGFDGGSVSMLSVKFG, from the coding sequence GTGAGTTCACGGCTCCCCACCATTTTCTTCGGCCACGGCAATCCGCTGAATGCGATTACACACAACGCATATACCGCAGCCTGGGCGGAAATCGGCCAGGCGATTGAGAAACCGAAAGCTGTCCTGTGCGTCTCAGCACACTGGTACATTCCTGAAACTGCGGTAACCGCGATGGCGCAGCCGCGCACAATTCACGATTTTGGCGGGTTCCCGCGCGAGCTGTACGAAGTTCAGTATCCAGCGCCCGGCGATCCTGCGCTTGCGCAACGCGTGCGTGAGCTGTTAACTCCGATTCCCGTCGGCATGGATCAGCGTTGGGGACTCGATCATGGTACGTGGTCAGTTCTCTGTCACATCTTCCCCCAAGCAGACATCCCGGTAGTGCAACTGAGTATTGATGAAGCGCAGTCTCCGGCGTTTCACTACGAACTGGGCCAGCGACTAGCGCCTTTGCGCGAGGAGGGAGTGCTTATCGTTGGGAGCGGCAACCTGGTGCACAACCTGCACACGTACGCCTGGGGGCGCCAGAACGTTGACCCTTTCGATTGGGCGGTTAGGTTTGAGAATCGCGCGCGTGACTTGATGACGGGAGGCGACTTTGCGTCGCTCGTCGATTACGAATCGCTCGGCCGCGACGCGCTGCTTTCAGTGCCGACCCCTGATCACTACTTGCCTCTGCTCTACGTTCTCGGCGCTGTTCACTCGGACGATGCAGTCAGTTTTCCTGTCGAAGGCTTTGATGGCGGATCGGTTTCTATGCTCTCCGTGAAGTTCGGCTAA